One Helianthus annuus cultivar XRQ/B chromosome 12, HanXRQr2.0-SUNRISE, whole genome shotgun sequence genomic region harbors:
- the LOC110893287 gene encoding ETHYLENE INSENSITIVE 3-like 1 protein produces MKPVNNKGKITPDVEELKRRIMQDTMLLNLIMEQKKGKTFESVKADQTEAQKKPDFIVEHMKKMMEVCNAKGFVYGIILEEGMPVTGASENLHGWWKERVRFAEKAPEAITDYNVKKVFGGVVDHSSMSTPHILQKLHDTTLGCLLSTLIQHCDPPQRQYPLEKGVAPPWWPTGEEKWLSEIDVDKKELPPPYRKPHYLKKVMKICVLMAVIRHMSPNMDKIHSVVMHSKRLQDKMTAKEAAIIVDAIKHEEVRLHHESSSPVAANNGVVMVHENYGNLLDSFKSQDLEPKRKRPKENDYHHHQQQQQDVMLQPNAYLSKYSRVYDNGIHFELKTNNHQMNGSNYQPLADFRLVNHDAISFNPAPPLMNQTGPLVNKVDAIRGTQNQNLLMQLNKDLDANYLIGSDDDLVNFLFNPDDPKFESI; encoded by the coding sequence ATGAAGCCGGTCAACAACAAGGGAAAGATAACACCTGATGTTGAGGAGCTGAAAAGAAGAATTATGCAGGATACAATGCTTTTAAATCTTATTATGGAGCAAAAGAAAGGTAAAACCTTCGAGTCCGTGAAAGCAGACCAGACCGAAGCACAGAAGAAGCCGGATTTTATCGTAGAACACATGAAAAAAATGATGGAAGTTTGTAATGCTAAGGGGTTTGTTTATGGAATCATCTTGGAGGAGGGAATGCCCGTGACCGGAGCCTCGGAAAATCTTCATGGCTGGTGGAAAGAACGAGTGCGGTTTGCCGAAAAGGCGCCCGAAGCGATCACGGACTACAATGTCAAGAAAGTGTTTGGAGGAGTAGTGGACCATTCTAGCATGTCCACTCCTCACATCTTACAAAAACTTCATGACACTACCCTTGGCTGTCTTTTGTCCACTTTGATTCAACATTGTGATCCACCACAGAGACAGTATCCACTAGAAAAGGGTGTTGCGCCGCCATGGTGGCCCACCGGTGAAGAGAAATGGTTATCGGAGATAGATGTGGACAAAAAAGAGCTCCCACCGCCATATCGAAAACCACATTATCTAAAAAAGGTTATGAAGATATGTGTTTTGATGGCTGTCATTAGGCATATGTCTCCAAACATGGACAAAATTCATAGTGTTGTTATGCATTCTAAGCGTTTACAAGACAAGATGACTGCCAAAGAGGCGGCCATCATAGTAGACGCAATTAAACACGAGGAGGTTCGGCTACATCACGAAAGCTCTTCACCTGTAGCCGCTAACAATGGTGTTGTTATGGTCCATGAGAACTATGGAAACCTCCTTGATTCTTTCAAATCCCAAGATTTGGAGCCGAAAAGGAAACGACCAAAGGAAaatgattatcatcatcatcagcagcagcaacaggatgTTATGCTACAACCAAATGCATATCTAAGCAAGTACTCTCGGGTGTACGACAACGGCATACACTTCGAACTGAAAACAAACAATCATCAGATGAATGGCTCTAACTATCAACCTCTTGCTGATTTTCGACTTGTGAACCATGATGCAATATCCTTCAACCCGGCTCCACCGCTCATGAACCAAACTGGTCCGCTAGTGAACAAGGTTGATGCAATTAGAGGCACCCAGAATCAGAACCTCCTGATGCAGCTCAACAAGGATCTTGATGCCA